One genomic window of Methanosarcina acetivorans C2A includes the following:
- a CDS encoding DtxR family transcriptional regulator, with amino-acid sequence MHTDRIEEYLETILYLITKNQGPAKTKQIAEELNVSSPSVTEMIKKLHSMGFVEYKPYQGVELTEKGAEEAVRIKRKHQVLETFLADVLDFDRKEAHREACELEHAVSDSVLERLYDFLGNPEYCPDGHPINIDKCNLQREEKFIPLDEMKEGSSGTVARVTLPRETKERLTSLGILTGEDIEVRRKQKQGCISVMAVGSEIALGRDIAKKIFITPKGKVA; translated from the coding sequence ATGCATACGGATCGAATTGAAGAGTACTTAGAAACTATTCTTTATCTTATTACGAAAAACCAGGGTCCTGCAAAAACCAAACAAATTGCGGAAGAACTGAATGTATCTTCACCCAGTGTGACGGAAATGATCAAAAAGTTGCATTCTATGGGGTTCGTTGAGTATAAACCCTATCAAGGGGTCGAATTGACCGAAAAGGGGGCTGAAGAAGCTGTCCGAATTAAGAGGAAACACCAGGTGCTTGAGACTTTCCTGGCTGATGTCCTCGATTTTGACAGAAAGGAAGCTCACAGGGAGGCCTGCGAGCTTGAACATGCGGTTTCAGACTCGGTGCTTGAGAGACTTTACGATTTTTTGGGTAATCCGGAGTACTGCCCTGACGGGCACCCGATCAATATCGATAAATGCAACCTGCAGCGCGAAGAAAAATTCATCCCTCTCGATGAAATGAAAGAGGGAAGTTCGGGCACGGTTGCAAGGGTAACCCTCCCGAGGGAAACAAAAGAGCGTTTAACCTCACTTGGCATCCTCACCGGAGAAGATATTGAAGTCCGGCGCAAGCAAAAACAGGGTTGTATCTCTGTAATGGCTGTCGGGTCTGAGATTGCTCTTGGAAGGGATATTGCAAAGAAAATTTTCATCACTCCAAAAGGCAAAGTTGCGTAA
- a CDS encoding N-acetyltransferase encodes MIRKARISDVVEMKQIINTYSKDELMLARSLSEIYENIRDYYVCEIEGEIVGCCALHVVWEDLAEILALAVRPDCARKGVGSKLVLACLGDAKELGMKEVFALTYVPDFFETLEFNIVDKNSLPRKIWSGCIRCPKFPDCNEIAVLRSIDT; translated from the coding sequence TTGATCAGAAAAGCCAGGATAAGTGATGTTGTTGAGATGAAACAGATCATCAACACCTACTCTAAGGATGAGCTCATGCTCGCTCGTTCCCTGAGTGAAATCTACGAGAACATAAGGGACTATTATGTCTGCGAGATAGAAGGCGAGATTGTCGGATGTTGTGCCCTGCATGTGGTCTGGGAAGACCTTGCAGAAATCCTTGCTCTCGCAGTCCGGCCCGATTGTGCAAGAAAAGGAGTAGGTTCGAAGCTTGTTTTAGCCTGTCTTGGGGACGCTAAAGAACTAGGCATGAAGGAAGTCTTTGCTCTTACTTACGTGCCCGATTTTTTTGAAACCCTGGAATTCAATATCGTGGATAAAAACAGCCTTCCCCGGAAAATCTGGTCTGGCTGCATCAGATGCCCCAAATTCCCAGACTGTAATGAGATTGCAGTCCTCAGGTCTATCGACACTTGA
- a CDS encoding biotin transporter BioY: MHMRHDHSYPFHTPELRKMVFASLFAALTAVGAYIQIPIPFSPVPVTLQVFFVLLAGSLLKSKWGSLSMIVYTLLGVAGLPVFAGGSSGIGVLLGPTGGYIFGFILAAYLIGKFSERAESAGKSGFAVNALNMGAGVLVIYALGVSQLMLVAEMGPRAALTLGALPFLPGEVVKTAAAAYIASNHKI; encoded by the coding sequence ATGCACATGAGACATGATCATTCTTATCCCTTCCATACTCCCGAACTCCGAAAAATGGTCTTTGCCTCCCTCTTTGCGGCCCTGACTGCTGTGGGGGCCTATATACAGATTCCCATACCCTTTTCGCCTGTTCCTGTCACCCTGCAGGTGTTCTTTGTCCTGCTTGCAGGAAGCCTGTTGAAGAGCAAATGGGGAAGCCTGAGCATGATAGTATATACCCTGCTCGGCGTTGCCGGGCTTCCGGTCTTTGCAGGGGGCAGTTCCGGAATAGGAGTGCTTCTCGGACCCACCGGAGGGTACATTTTCGGATTCATACTGGCTGCCTACCTTATAGGCAAATTTTCCGAAAGGGCGGAGAGTGCCGGAAAATCAGGATTTGCAGTTAACGCCCTTAATATGGGAGCAGGAGTTCTGGTCATATATGCCCTTGGGGTTTCCCAGCTGATGCTGGTAGCCGAAATGGGACCACGGGCAGCTCTTACCCTCGGAGCCCTTCCCTTCCTGCCGGGAGAAGTGGTAAAAACTGCAGCTGCCGCATATATCGCTTCAAACCATAAAATCTAA
- a CDS encoding energy-coupling factor transporter ATPase, with the protein MIRLENVSYNYPDGTPALRNINIGIKKGEYIGITGKNGSGKSTLALHLNGLLRPQKGKVLVRGMDTGDFSKLQGIRKLVGIVFQNPETQFVGRTVEEDLAFGPENLCLPPIEIRKRVDRALAEIGLGKYRYRSPKTLSGGQGQCVALAGILTMEPDCLIFDEVTSMLDPDSGKAVLERVKRLHEKGKTIVYITHNLEELQAADRIIVMDRGKIVLEGTPENVLSDLSLRYLGLTPPSLIELAERLKNHGVAVPWEKTSSPSSFAEEICRLFLKT; encoded by the coding sequence ATGATAAGGCTCGAAAATGTAAGTTACAATTACCCTGATGGGACCCCTGCCCTCCGAAACATAAATATTGGAATTAAAAAAGGGGAATACATAGGGATAACAGGCAAAAATGGAAGCGGCAAATCTACGCTTGCCCTTCACCTTAACGGGCTCCTGAGGCCTCAAAAAGGGAAGGTCCTGGTAAGGGGCATGGATACCGGAGATTTTTCAAAGCTCCAGGGGATCAGGAAACTTGTAGGAATCGTATTCCAGAACCCTGAAACCCAGTTTGTCGGCAGGACCGTAGAAGAAGACCTTGCATTCGGGCCCGAAAACCTCTGCCTGCCCCCGATAGAAATCCGTAAGAGGGTGGATAGAGCCCTTGCCGAAATAGGGCTTGGAAAATACAGGTACCGTTCCCCAAAGACCCTTAGCGGGGGGCAGGGACAGTGTGTGGCTCTTGCAGGGATCCTTACCATGGAGCCCGATTGCCTTATTTTTGATGAAGTAACATCCATGCTTGACCCTGATTCTGGAAAAGCTGTCCTCGAACGTGTAAAACGGCTGCATGAAAAAGGAAAAACCATAGTATATATCACACATAACCTTGAAGAGCTTCAAGCCGCAGATCGAATTATCGTAATGGATAGAGGGAAAATAGTGCTTGAAGGGACACCCGAAAACGTACTTTCGGACCTTTCTCTCAGGTACCTCGGGCTTACTCCCCCTTCCCTGATAGAACTTGCAGAGCGCCTGAAAAACCACGGAGTTGCGGTTCCCTGGGAAAAGACTTCTTCCCCTTCCAGCTTTGCGGAGGAGATATGCCGATTATTCTTGAAAACGTGA
- a CDS encoding energy-coupling factor transporter ATPase, translating into MPIILENVSFFYSKNTPLETAALKDVNLRIEKGEFVGILGEKGAGKSTLIKLFNGLLRPESGKVTVDGLSPFSKEVKRKVGMLFQQAADQLFCRTVHEEIAFGPRNFGYSKKETEERVFEALEAVSFDRSMLLRDPFSLSGGEMQRVALAGALALRPDYLVLDEPITGLDPAGKKEILETLKKIKDQGTAVITVTHNLKGFFPLLEKIVLVREGRISFQGSREEYLEAKNVPLPPVTSMMRELKARGLPVNPAIFTVEEALEEILRVKSRLEKEKTEKWSETD; encoded by the coding sequence ATGCCGATTATTCTTGAAAACGTGAGTTTCTTCTACTCGAAAAATACCCCACTTGAAACAGCGGCCTTAAAAGATGTGAACCTGCGCATCGAAAAAGGGGAATTCGTAGGGATCCTGGGAGAAAAAGGGGCAGGAAAATCCACGCTTATAAAACTGTTCAACGGGCTTCTGCGCCCGGAATCTGGAAAAGTAACTGTTGACGGGCTTTCTCCTTTTTCAAAAGAAGTTAAAAGAAAGGTGGGTATGCTTTTTCAGCAGGCTGCAGACCAGCTCTTTTGCAGGACAGTGCATGAGGAGATAGCATTCGGACCCAGGAACTTCGGGTACTCGAAAAAAGAAACCGAAGAAAGGGTCTTTGAAGCCCTCGAAGCAGTTTCCTTCGACCGCTCAATGCTGCTTCGAGACCCTTTCAGCCTGAGTGGGGGAGAGATGCAACGAGTAGCCCTTGCAGGAGCCCTTGCCCTAAGGCCGGACTACCTTGTGCTGGACGAGCCCATAACAGGGCTGGACCCTGCCGGGAAAAAAGAAATTCTTGAGACCCTCAAAAAGATAAAAGACCAGGGGACTGCGGTTATAACCGTGACCCACAATCTTAAAGGGTTTTTTCCTCTTCTGGAGAAGATAGTGCTTGTCCGGGAAGGCAGGATCAGTTTTCAAGGCAGCAGAGAAGAGTACCTTGAAGCCAAGAATGTGCCCCTCCCCCCAGTCACGTCCATGATGCGGGAGCTTAAAGCAAGGGGCTTGCCGGTAAACCCGGCCATATTCACGGTTGAAGAAGCGCTTGAAGAGATCCTGAGAGTAAAATCGAGACTTGAAAAAGAAAAAACTGAAAAATGGTCTGAAACGGACTAA
- a CDS encoding energy-coupling factor transporter transmembrane component T family protein: protein MQEPVFSYVPGASFLHKLDPRTKLAAVMLLGILTFRTESFFGFGMLFAFFLALTSCSGLPAIVFFRAVRPMLLFITFIFLAQLFFTEGRVLASFWVLHPSLEGLQDGLRLSARFILLLLFAALMTATTDPSAITCGIERILRPLPLRWLGVSSFELATMMNLSIAFLPLLFERVERTKAAQASRGMYFGKNPFHSIPALVIPLIRGVARDAEELALAMESRGYQGTRRTSIHELSMQKRDWTTLLALVFFAAFILKF from the coding sequence ATGCAAGAACCTGTTTTCAGTTACGTTCCAGGGGCTTCCTTTCTGCATAAGCTCGACCCCAGGACAAAACTTGCAGCCGTGATGCTGCTGGGCATTCTCACCTTCAGGACTGAAAGTTTTTTCGGGTTTGGAATGCTCTTTGCGTTCTTTCTTGCCCTTACATCGTGCTCCGGGCTGCCAGCCATAGTATTTTTCCGGGCAGTCAGGCCTATGCTACTGTTTATCACGTTTATCTTTCTTGCACAGCTATTCTTCACCGAAGGAAGAGTGCTGGCTTCGTTCTGGGTCCTGCACCCGAGTCTCGAGGGGCTTCAAGACGGGCTCAGGCTTTCTGCAAGGTTTATACTCCTCCTGCTTTTTGCCGCCCTTATGACAGCCACCACTGACCCCTCGGCAATTACCTGCGGAATAGAGAGAATACTGCGCCCTCTGCCCCTCCGCTGGCTGGGAGTAAGTTCCTTTGAGCTTGCGACAATGATGAACCTCTCCATAGCCTTTCTCCCCCTGCTCTTTGAGAGGGTTGAGCGGACGAAAGCTGCTCAGGCTTCAAGAGGCATGTATTTCGGGAAAAATCCCTTTCACTCAATCCCTGCCCTTGTCATACCCCTGATAAGGGGAGTGGCAAGAGATGCGGAAGAACTGGCTCTGGCAATGGAAAGCAGAGGATATCAGGGAACTCGCAGGACTTCGATACATGAGCTGTCAATGCAGAAAAGAGACTGGACAACCCTTTTAGCTCTTGTATTCTTTGCAGCCTTTATCCTGAAATTTTAA
- a CDS encoding ArsR/SmtB family transcription factor encodes MQEKCDRVNPEQIENLLQKVPDPEYITRMSAVFQALQSDTRLKILFLLRQKEMCVCELEQALEVTQSAVSHGLRTLRQLDLVRVRREGKFTVYYIADEHVRTLIEMCLEHVEEKI; translated from the coding sequence ATGCAAGAAAAATGCGATCGTGTCAACCCCGAGCAGATCGAAAACCTGCTGCAGAAAGTCCCTGATCCCGAATATATTACCCGGATGTCTGCAGTTTTTCAGGCGCTGCAATCGGATACCCGTCTGAAAATCCTTTTTTTGCTGAGGCAAAAAGAGATGTGCGTCTGCGAACTCGAGCAGGCCCTTGAAGTCACGCAGTCTGCAGTTTCGCATGGGCTTCGAACCCTCAGGCAGCTTGACCTCGTGAGAGTCAGGCGGGAAGGAAAATTTACGGTTTACTATATCGCAGACGAACATGTGCGCACCCTCATCGAGATGTGCCTTGAACATGTGGAGGAAAAAATATGA
- a CDS encoding SO_0444 family Cu/Zn efflux transporter, which produces MSFEFLNVIPTLFSGILIASWKIFVEAAPYLIFGFGAAGVLNVIVPDQKIVDYLGSSAGKVRSVINASLAGLPLPLCSCGVIPAAMSIRKRGANRGATLSFLISTPQTGVDSIAITYALLDPLMTIFRPLATLITALLAGLADNLLIGEEIEKKGSKKQENAGKKTEIVAVSTLVGVSAAGSKCSSSSCGCNAAEAPVTGKKELSALNTVPSKAMPLELKAESVKGALPLTPSPATQAPESKTSLCSCGHCGQEKKETGSEGRSKRSLKEHVLRGLKYAYIELPGDIAKWMLIGILLAGTISYAVPETLIQEYLGGGLGSMLVMLVVGIPLYICATASTPLAASLVAKGMSPGTAFVFLLAGPATNAATITMVVRFLGKRSAALYLGVISLCALGAGILLDWLYLKLGVSATATLGSAGELLPEGIKIGFAAFLLPLMLYGSFRRGQECGCTECH; this is translated from the coding sequence ATGAGCTTCGAATTCCTCAACGTCATCCCTACCCTTTTTTCGGGAATTCTCATAGCCTCCTGGAAAATTTTTGTGGAAGCTGCCCCTTACCTCATTTTCGGTTTCGGCGCTGCAGGAGTCCTCAATGTAATTGTGCCTGACCAGAAAATTGTGGACTACCTCGGAAGCTCGGCAGGAAAAGTCCGTTCCGTTATCAACGCCTCCCTGGCAGGGTTACCCCTTCCCCTCTGTTCCTGCGGGGTGATCCCTGCAGCCATGTCGATAAGGAAAAGGGGAGCAAACAGAGGCGCAACCCTGTCCTTTCTGATTTCGACTCCTCAGACCGGAGTGGATTCCATTGCGATCACCTATGCTCTCCTCGACCCTCTGATGACTATTTTTCGTCCGCTTGCAACTCTTATAACTGCCCTTCTTGCAGGACTTGCCGACAATCTCCTGATAGGTGAAGAAATCGAGAAAAAAGGAAGCAAAAAACAGGAAAATGCTGGAAAAAAAACAGAAATAGTTGCAGTTTCGACCCTCGTGGGGGTATCGGCAGCCGGAAGCAAATGCAGCTCCTCTTCCTGTGGCTGTAACGCAGCTGAAGCCCCGGTAACAGGAAAAAAAGAGCTGTCTGCCCTGAATACTGTGCCTTCAAAAGCCATGCCTCTGGAATTGAAGGCAGAATCTGTGAAGGGTGCCCTACCTCTCACCCCCTCCCCGGCAACACAGGCACCTGAAAGTAAAACTTCTTTATGCAGCTGCGGACACTGCGGGCAGGAGAAAAAGGAAACAGGCTCTGAGGGAAGAAGTAAAAGGTCATTAAAAGAGCATGTTCTGAGAGGGCTGAAATATGCCTACATCGAACTTCCCGGAGACATCGCGAAGTGGATGCTGATTGGAATCCTGCTTGCAGGGACAATTTCCTATGCTGTCCCGGAAACCCTGATTCAGGAATACCTGGGGGGAGGGCTAGGGTCAATGCTGGTCATGCTTGTAGTGGGCATTCCACTTTATATCTGCGCTACAGCTTCGACCCCTCTTGCCGCAAGCCTCGTAGCCAAAGGGATGAGCCCTGGCACAGCTTTTGTTTTCCTCCTTGCAGGCCCTGCAACCAATGCGGCAACCATAACCATGGTCGTCCGGTTCCTCGGAAAACGCTCGGCAGCCCTCTACCTCGGAGTGATCTCCCTGTGCGCCCTTGGAGCAGGAATCCTGCTTGACTGGCTTTACCTTAAGCTGGGAGTCAGTGCAACTGCAACGCTGGGAAGTGCAGGAGAATTACTTCCTGAAGGCATCAAGATCGGTTTTGCAGCCTTCCTGCTCCCTCTAATGCTGTACGGAAGCTTCCGCAGGGGGCAAGAGTGCGGCTGTACAGAATGCCATTAA
- a CDS encoding PspC domain-containing protein: protein MQENPEFEEKKEPKESDFKAPGELETGYTEKSWEKPEKTMEEKEAGIEPTPQERIEPKESDFKAPGELETGYTEKSWEKPEKTEEEKEAGKETGEEAGKETGEEERTVYTMKKRLTKSKSDRMLFGVCGGLGKYFGIDPTFVRLLFVLLAFVNGIGIVLYIILAIIMPSEESVQMVPETRKSS from the coding sequence ATGCAGGAAAATCCCGAGTTTGAGGAAAAAAAGGAACCGAAAGAGAGTGATTTCAAGGCCCCAGGGGAACTTGAAACCGGCTATACGGAGAAATCATGGGAAAAACCTGAAAAAACAATGGAAGAAAAAGAAGCCGGCATAGAGCCTACTCCCCAGGAAAGAATAGAACCGAAAGAAAGCGATTTCAAGGCTCCGGGAGAACTTGAAACCGGCTATACGGAGAAATCATGGGAAAAACCTGAGAAAACAGAGGAAGAAAAAGAAGCAGGAAAAGAGACTGGAGAAGAAGCAGGAAAAGAGACCGGCGAGGAAGAACGCACGGTTTATACAATGAAAAAGCGCCTGACAAAAAGTAAGAGCGACCGCATGCTCTTTGGAGTCTGCGGCGGGCTTGGGAAGTACTTCGGGATTGACCCGACTTTTGTAAGGCTACTCTTTGTGCTCCTTGCCTTTGTAAACGGGATCGGAATCGTCCTATATATTATTCTGGCAATAATCATGCCCTCGGAAGAGAGCGTTCAGATGGTGCCCGAAACTCGGAAGAGCAGCTAA
- a CDS encoding class I SAM-dependent methyltransferase — protein sequence MRVFTRILLIISGLFVLLQIAIRIIKRFYKLSPPPFMGRFLDSDFRRKLQSPDKLIDRSGIKEGMHVLEVGCGSGAFTTFVARTVGIKGEVYALDIQPGMLMQLKEKLSRPENRDIRNIKLIKGDAHNLPFDDNSFDLVYAITVIQEIPDKNKVLKEIKRVLKPGGILAVTEFLPDPDYPLKSTTIRLGEEAGLILDKVEGNLWHYTVRFKTKKK from the coding sequence ATGCGGGTATTTACGAGGATTTTACTGATAATTTCAGGTCTTTTTGTTTTATTGCAAATTGCAATAAGAATTATAAAAAGATTTTATAAACTTTCACCCCCACCATTTATGGGACGTTTCTTAGATAGCGATTTTAGACGAAAATTGCAGTCCCCTGATAAATTGATAGATCGAAGTGGGATAAAAGAAGGAATGCATGTTCTGGAGGTTGGATGCGGAAGTGGAGCGTTTACAACTTTCGTTGCAAGGACTGTTGGAATTAAAGGAGAAGTATATGCTCTTGATATTCAACCAGGAATGTTAATGCAGTTAAAGGAGAAACTATCAAGACCAGAAAACAGAGATATCAGGAACATCAAGCTTATAAAAGGAGATGCGCATAATCTGCCTTTTGATGATAACTCATTCGATCTGGTATATGCAATAACAGTTATTCAGGAAATTCCTGATAAGAATAAGGTTTTAAAGGAGATAAAAAGAGTTCTGAAACCTGGTGGAATTCTTGCAGTAACTGAATTTTTACCTGATCCTGATTACCCTTTAAAGTCTACTACTATCAGGTTAGGCGAAGAAGCTGGCCTTATCCTGGATAAAGTTGAAGGAAACCTCTGGCACTATACTGTCAGATTTAAGACAAAGAAAAAATAA
- the ilvE gene encoding branched-chain-amino-acid transaminase, whose protein sequence is MSDLLIYLNGKFVPKDEAKVSVYDHGFLYGDGVFEGIRAYNGRVFKLKEHVDRLYDSAKAIAMDIPVTREEMTEIILEALRKNNLKDAYIRPIVSRGIGDLGLDPRKCGKPSVIVIAQGWGAMYGDLYEVGLTGVSVCVRRNAPDALSPNIKSLNYLNNILAKIEANEKGGDEAIFLDHNGFVCEGSGDNIFVVKDDRVLTPFTISNLKGITRATAIELLDEMGYKVIESNLGLFDLYTADEIFVTGTAAESAPVTRLDGRVIGTGKPGPLTMKMVEAFAKITQSTGTQIYK, encoded by the coding sequence ATGAGTGATTTACTGATTTATTTAAACGGGAAATTTGTCCCCAAAGACGAAGCCAAAGTTTCGGTCTATGACCACGGCTTCCTTTACGGAGACGGTGTGTTCGAAGGCATAAGGGCATACAACGGACGTGTCTTCAAGTTAAAGGAGCACGTTGACAGGCTTTATGACTCGGCAAAAGCAATCGCAATGGACATACCCGTCACAAGAGAGGAAATGACCGAAATAATCCTTGAGGCCCTCAGGAAAAACAACCTCAAAGATGCTTACATCCGTCCCATCGTCTCAAGAGGAATCGGCGACCTCGGGCTTGACCCCCGTAAGTGCGGGAAACCAAGTGTCATCGTTATTGCCCAGGGCTGGGGGGCCATGTACGGAGACCTTTACGAAGTAGGGCTTACCGGAGTTAGCGTCTGTGTCCGGAGAAATGCCCCGGATGCCCTGTCCCCGAACATCAAGTCCCTGAACTATCTCAACAACATCCTCGCAAAGATAGAAGCCAACGAGAAGGGAGGAGACGAAGCTATTTTCCTTGACCATAACGGGTTTGTCTGCGAGGGCTCGGGAGACAACATCTTCGTCGTCAAGGACGACAGGGTCCTGACCCCCTTCACAATAAGCAACCTGAAAGGTATAACAAGGGCCACAGCCATCGAACTTCTGGACGAAATGGGATACAAGGTTATCGAATCAAACCTCGGCCTGTTTGACCTTTACACAGCAGATGAGATCTTTGTCACAGGAACTGCAGCCGAATCGGCCCCCGTGACCAGACTTGACGGAAGAGTCATAGGTACAGGCAAACCCGGGCCTCTCACAATGAAAATGGTTGAAGCCTTTGCGAAAATAACCCAGAGCACGGGAACACAAATTTATAAATAA
- a CDS encoding molybdopterin biosynthesis protein, with product MKRKEFRELVPVEEARRIINRLQIRPEKENSALENAYGKILAEDIVTEINVPPFSRATMDGYAVRAEDTYACSETEPVKLKLLGNIPAGSDVSFKVSAGEIVEIATGAPIPEGADAVVMVEYSSEENGTVLIFRPVAGGENVMKAGSDILKGGRVLRRGRKLGTREIGVLASIGKKEVPVLRLPVGIISTGNELVSPGGNLAPGKVYDANSYTLYTGVQECGAFSLLYGVVKDDETGIRKALETAVSECALILTSGSTSSGTGDVMYRIIDEVGETLAHGINIKPGKPVVIGIIKGVPIIGLPGNPSSALMIFNEFVAPFLRKALGAEAGVRRTETGILGTVLRSEGRQQLLPVGLVRGRVYPADRGSGAITSLSEADGFIEIPPETEYMEAGTAVEVTLFGEVEKPDLLIAGGFCPGLDVLEDLSGLRFRTLYTGSSGGFSAIAAGTADIAGVNMPSKRPENRRESLPGEIRYNAPTIENMGLSEVVLVKGYRREMGLLVQQDSPVSGLEALPGKRLINRNRGSGTRALLELKIEELAEKKGISKKEFTDSIPGYGSGAKSEVSVCEAVLSGKVDAGVGLRNCAERNGLKFVKFAEEEYDFLIRKEVLDVPEVRKFLKTLSSAEFASKLPAGLQVYERTGEIISY from the coding sequence ATGAAACGCAAAGAATTTCGGGAACTTGTCCCTGTGGAGGAGGCGCGGAGAATAATAAACCGCCTTCAGATCCGGCCTGAGAAAGAAAACTCGGCCCTTGAAAACGCTTATGGAAAAATCCTTGCAGAGGATATTGTTACCGAAATTAATGTCCCCCCCTTCTCCAGGGCAACAATGGATGGCTATGCGGTCCGGGCAGAAGATACGTATGCCTGCAGTGAAACGGAGCCTGTAAAGCTGAAACTGCTTGGAAATATCCCTGCGGGCTCGGACGTCAGCTTCAAGGTCTCGGCAGGAGAAATTGTAGAAATTGCGACAGGAGCCCCGATCCCTGAAGGGGCTGATGCTGTGGTTATGGTCGAGTACAGCTCCGAAGAAAACGGGACTGTGCTCATCTTCAGACCTGTAGCCGGGGGCGAAAATGTCATGAAAGCAGGCTCAGATATCCTGAAAGGAGGAAGAGTGCTGCGCAGGGGAAGGAAACTGGGCACAAGAGAAATAGGTGTCCTAGCCTCCATAGGAAAAAAAGAAGTCCCCGTACTCAGGCTGCCTGTCGGGATAATTTCAACGGGGAACGAGCTCGTCAGTCCTGGAGGAAATCTGGCTCCAGGAAAAGTATACGACGCAAATTCTTATACCCTCTACACAGGAGTTCAGGAATGCGGAGCTTTCTCCCTGCTTTACGGGGTCGTGAAGGACGACGAAACCGGGATAAGGAAGGCACTTGAAACTGCAGTTTCGGAGTGTGCCCTGATCCTGACTTCAGGCAGCACGTCCTCCGGGACAGGGGATGTGATGTACCGGATAATAGACGAAGTCGGAGAAACCCTTGCTCACGGGATCAACATAAAACCGGGAAAACCCGTGGTCATAGGCATTATAAAAGGAGTCCCGATTATCGGGCTTCCCGGAAACCCTTCATCTGCCTTAATGATCTTCAATGAATTTGTGGCACCTTTTCTGAGAAAAGCCCTCGGAGCAGAGGCAGGAGTACGAAGAACGGAAACTGGGATTCTGGGTACGGTCCTCCGCTCCGAAGGGAGGCAGCAGCTCCTTCCCGTAGGCCTGGTCCGGGGACGGGTTTATCCTGCAGACCGGGGTTCAGGGGCCATAACCTCTCTTTCCGAAGCCGACGGCTTTATAGAAATCCCACCTGAGACCGAGTATATGGAAGCCGGAACGGCCGTGGAAGTGACCCTTTTTGGAGAGGTTGAAAAGCCAGACCTGCTCATAGCAGGAGGGTTCTGCCCAGGGCTTGACGTCCTGGAAGACCTTAGCGGACTTCGGTTCAGGACCCTTTACACCGGCTCAAGCGGGGGTTTCAGTGCAATTGCCGCAGGCACGGCAGATATCGCAGGCGTGAATATGCCCTCAAAGCGCCCGGAAAACCGGAGAGAAAGCCTTCCAGGTGAAATCCGGTACAATGCTCCGACGATAGAGAATATGGGGCTTTCGGAAGTCGTGCTTGTCAAAGGATACAGGCGAGAAATGGGGCTCCTTGTTCAGCAGGACAGCCCGGTTTCCGGACTTGAAGCCCTGCCCGGCAAAAGGCTGATCAATCGAAATAGGGGTTCGGGCACAAGAGCTCTTCTTGAGCTGAAAATAGAGGAACTGGCAGAGAAAAAAGGGATAAGCAAAAAGGAGTTTACGGACTCAATCCCTGGATACGGTTCCGGAGCGAAATCCGAAGTTTCGGTCTGCGAGGCTGTGCTTTCAGGAAAGGTTGATGCCGGAGTGGGCTTAAGGAACTGTGCGGAAAGAAACGGCCTGAAATTCGTGAAATTTGCAGAAGAAGAATACGACTTCCTTATCAGAAAAGAGGTTCTTGACGTCCCTGAAGTGCGAAAATTCCTGAAAACTCTCAGCTCCGCAGAATTTGCCTCAAAGCTTCCGGCAGGGCTGCAGGTCTATGAGAGAACCGGGGAGATTATTTCCTACTGA